In Halobacterium sp. R2-5, the following are encoded in one genomic region:
- a CDS encoding NAD-dependent succinate-semialdehyde dehydrogenase: MEAVDPATGERIETYDDHTERDVDDALATATETFAEWRERPMREREELLAAAGDVLRENTDEYAETITEEMGKPLDQSVSEVQKCATACDHYAENASAYLQADGHPSPPGADVQTVYEPLGPVLAVMPWNFPFWQVFRFAAPYVTAGNVGLLKHASNVPGCALAIEDVFREAGYPEGVFQSLLISSDLVDGVIEDDRVRAATVTGSGPAGQAVASTAGENVKKSVLELGGSDPFVVLDDADVAAAAETGAWARNQNAGQSCIAAKRFVVHADVYDEFVEAFVEETEALTVGDPTDDDTDVGPQAREDLMQDLHEQVEASVNEGATLVTGGEPLDREGYFYPPTVLTDVPEGCPADAEETFGPVAAIWEVEDESAAIEKANDTQFGLGASVWTRDRERGERVARAVDAGCVYVNQLVKSDPRVPFGGVKESGYGRELSGAGIKEFVNRKTVWVE, encoded by the coding sequence ATGGAGGCCGTCGACCCAGCGACCGGTGAGCGAATCGAGACGTACGACGACCACACCGAGCGCGACGTCGACGACGCGCTGGCGACGGCGACAGAGACGTTCGCGGAGTGGCGCGAGCGACCGATGCGCGAGCGCGAGGAACTGCTCGCAGCCGCGGGCGACGTGCTCCGGGAGAACACCGACGAGTACGCCGAGACCATCACCGAGGAGATGGGCAAACCCCTCGACCAGTCCGTCTCGGAGGTCCAGAAGTGCGCGACGGCCTGCGACCACTACGCGGAGAACGCGAGCGCGTACCTGCAGGCCGACGGCCACCCGAGCCCGCCCGGCGCGGACGTCCAGACGGTGTACGAGCCGCTCGGCCCCGTTCTCGCGGTGATGCCGTGGAACTTCCCGTTCTGGCAGGTGTTCCGGTTCGCCGCGCCGTACGTGACGGCGGGCAACGTCGGCCTGCTGAAGCACGCGTCGAACGTCCCGGGGTGTGCGCTCGCCATCGAGGACGTGTTCCGGGAGGCGGGCTACCCGGAGGGCGTCTTCCAGTCGCTCCTGATCTCCTCGGATCTCGTGGACGGCGTCATCGAGGACGACCGCGTACGCGCCGCGACGGTCACGGGCAGCGGCCCCGCCGGGCAGGCGGTCGCGTCCACCGCGGGCGAGAACGTCAAGAAGTCGGTGCTGGAACTGGGCGGTAGCGACCCGTTCGTCGTGCTCGACGACGCGGACGTCGCGGCGGCGGCCGAGACCGGCGCGTGGGCGCGCAACCAGAACGCCGGGCAGTCCTGCATCGCGGCGAAGCGCTTCGTCGTCCACGCGGACGTCTACGACGAGTTCGTCGAGGCGTTCGTCGAGGAGACGGAGGCGCTGACCGTCGGCGACCCGACCGACGACGACACCGACGTCGGCCCGCAGGCCCGCGAGGACCTCATGCAGGACCTCCACGAGCAGGTGGAGGCGAGCGTGAACGAGGGCGCGACCCTCGTCACGGGCGGCGAGCCGCTGGACCGCGAGGGATACTTCTACCCGCCGACCGTGCTCACGGACGTCCCGGAGGGCTGCCCCGCGGACGCCGAGGAGACGTTCGGCCCGGTCGCGGCCATCTGGGAGGTCGAGGACGAGTCGGCCGCGATCGAGAAGGCCAACGACACGCAGTTCGGGCTCGGCGCGAGTGTCTGGACGCGGGACCGCGAGCGCGGTGAACGCGTCGCACGGGCAGTCGACGCAGGCTGCGTCTACGTGAACCAGCTCGTGAAGTCCGACCCGCGCGTGCCGTTCGGCGGCGTCAAGGAGTCGGGCTACGGCCGCGAGCTCTCCGGAGCGGGCATCAAGGAGTTCGTCAACCGCAAGACGGTGTGGGTGGAGTGA
- a CDS encoding acetolactate synthase large subunit, with amino-acid sequence MRASDLLVECLEREGVEHVFGVPGEEMEDLLFSLRDSGVSFVPVRHEQGAAFMADVHGRLTGNAGVCLSTLGPGATNLLTGVADAHLDKSPLVAITAQGGLERLHKESHQALDVVGLFAPVTKWNTQLSDPNIVHESVRKAFKLAQYEKPGATHLELPEDVAAEETETQPLPHRERVGYGVPDEASLARVEDLLAAAERPLLVAGNGAVRTGAAAELRDLVAATDLPVVSTYSGKGAVSDADEHSLMTLDSGAHEEAKSALAEADLVITVGYDIAEHDPAEWGLGDAGVVHVDSEPAEVYEAYTPDVEVVADIGETLCALTEWFEAVDRTFDADWFADRREHIVEDVSGEPADEAPFTVEGVLPALRGAMADEDVLISDVGSHKMAIAQNFPTYEPNTCIISNGLASMGIAVPGGLAADLAVDGNVVAATGDGGFLMNAAELETATRVGCGYTVVVFVDDDYGLISEKQEANTGESFGTGLTNPDLVAFAESFGIDGYRPETADELRDALDDAVGSDMALIAVSVA; translated from the coding sequence ATGCGGGCGTCGGACCTCCTCGTCGAGTGCCTCGAACGCGAGGGCGTCGAGCACGTCTTCGGCGTGCCGGGCGAGGAGATGGAGGACCTGCTGTTCTCGCTACGCGATTCGGGGGTGTCGTTCGTCCCGGTGCGCCACGAGCAGGGCGCGGCATTCATGGCAGACGTCCACGGCCGGCTCACGGGCAACGCCGGGGTCTGCCTGTCGACGCTCGGGCCGGGCGCGACGAACCTCCTGACGGGGGTCGCGGACGCCCACCTCGACAAGAGCCCGCTGGTCGCGATAACCGCGCAGGGCGGGCTCGAACGACTCCACAAGGAGAGCCACCAGGCGCTCGACGTGGTCGGGCTGTTCGCGCCCGTCACGAAGTGGAACACCCAGCTCTCGGACCCGAACATCGTCCACGAGTCCGTGCGGAAGGCGTTCAAGCTCGCGCAGTACGAGAAGCCGGGCGCCACCCACCTCGAACTCCCGGAGGACGTCGCCGCCGAGGAGACGGAGACGCAGCCGCTCCCGCACCGCGAGCGCGTCGGCTACGGCGTCCCCGACGAGGCCTCGCTGGCGCGCGTCGAGGACCTGCTGGCAGCCGCCGAGCGACCGCTGCTCGTGGCCGGAAACGGCGCGGTCCGTACCGGTGCGGCGGCGGAGCTCCGCGACCTCGTCGCGGCCACCGACCTCCCGGTCGTCTCGACGTACAGCGGGAAGGGCGCTGTCTCGGACGCCGACGAGCACTCCCTGATGACCCTCGACTCGGGCGCGCACGAGGAAGCCAAGAGCGCGCTCGCCGAGGCCGACCTCGTGATTACAGTCGGCTACGACATCGCCGAGCACGACCCCGCGGAGTGGGGGCTCGGCGACGCCGGCGTCGTCCACGTGGACAGCGAGCCCGCGGAGGTCTACGAGGCGTACACGCCGGACGTCGAGGTGGTCGCGGACATCGGCGAGACGCTGTGCGCGCTCACGGAGTGGTTCGAGGCCGTCGACCGCACGTTCGACGCGGACTGGTTCGCCGACCGTCGCGAGCACATAGTGGAGGATGTCTCCGGCGAGCCCGCAGACGAGGCGCCGTTCACCGTCGAGGGCGTGCTGCCCGCGCTCCGGGGCGCGATGGCCGACGAGGACGTTCTGATATCGGACGTGGGAAGCCACAAGATGGCCATCGCGCAGAACTTCCCGACGTACGAGCCCAACACCTGCATCATCTCGAACGGGTTGGCGTCGATGGGCATCGCGGTCCCGGGCGGGCTCGCCGCGGACCTCGCGGTGGACGGGAACGTCGTCGCGGCGACCGGCGACGGCGGCTTCCTGATGAACGCCGCCGAGCTGGAGACCGCGACCCGCGTCGGCTGCGGGTACACCGTCGTCGTGTTCGTCGACGACGACTACGGCCTCATCTCCGAGAAACAGGAGGCGAACACCGGCGAGTCGTTCGGCACCGGACTAACGAACCCGGACCTCGTCGCGTTCGCCGAGAGCTTCGGCATCGACGGCTACCGACCCGAGACGGCCGACGAGCTCCGGGACGCGCTCGACGACGCCGTCGGCAGCGACATGGCGCTGATTGCGGTGTCCGTCGCGTAG
- a CDS encoding DMT family transporter, which translates to MRVHERLPSVSEDTAGVALVCLSAVCFGLLGIFGVYAQQAGLSVPTLLAGRFAVASVVVWALLAATGRARLLRGRALAAGLALGGLGYAAMNGLYFYGLEFMTAGMVAIVLYTYPAFVVVLALLVVGERITRTTVLALALSLGGVALAVGANAAGASVPGVLVVLGASVAYAAYITVSRQLLRDTDPVVLTAHVVPAAGVSFAGFGLATGTLAVPSTPSAWAVVAGIAILSTVIPVFAFFAGLQRIGASRSSIVSTVEPPTTVAFGALLFGEPVTVVTVAGGAMVLAAVVILNRE; encoded by the coding sequence GTGCGCGTCCACGAGCGGCTCCCGTCGGTCTCCGAGGACACCGCCGGCGTCGCCCTCGTCTGTCTCTCCGCGGTCTGCTTCGGGCTGCTCGGCATCTTCGGCGTGTACGCCCAGCAGGCCGGCCTCTCCGTCCCGACGCTGCTCGCCGGGCGGTTCGCGGTGGCGTCGGTCGTCGTCTGGGCGCTGCTCGCGGCGACCGGCCGGGCGCGGCTGCTCCGCGGGCGAGCGCTCGCGGCGGGGCTCGCGCTCGGCGGGCTCGGGTACGCCGCGATGAACGGCCTCTACTTCTACGGACTGGAGTTCATGACCGCGGGGATGGTCGCCATCGTCCTCTACACGTACCCGGCGTTCGTCGTCGTGCTCGCGCTGCTGGTCGTCGGCGAGCGAATCACTCGAACGACCGTTCTCGCGCTCGCGCTCTCGCTGGGCGGCGTCGCGCTCGCCGTCGGCGCGAACGCGGCGGGCGCGTCCGTCCCCGGCGTCCTCGTGGTGCTCGGCGCGTCCGTCGCCTACGCGGCCTACATCACGGTCTCTCGCCAGCTGCTCCGCGACACGGACCCCGTCGTGCTGACCGCACACGTCGTCCCGGCGGCCGGCGTCTCGTTCGCGGGCTTCGGGCTCGCGACCGGGACGCTCGCGGTGCCGTCGACACCGTCCGCGTGGGCGGTCGTCGCGGGCATCGCGATACTGTCGACCGTGATCCCGGTGTTCGCGTTCTTCGCGGGGCTACAGCGGATCGGCGCGAGTCGGAGCAGCATCGTCAGCACCGTCGAGCCGCCGACGACGGTCGCGTTCGGCGCGCTCCTGTTCGGCGAGCCCGTCACCGTCGTCACCGTGGCCGGCGGCGCGATGGTGCTCGCCGCCGTCGTGATTCTCAACAGGGAGTGA
- a CDS encoding RtcB family protein yields MNTFDADGVTLREVEDDVWELERDDEMRVPARVFANETLLEDIQNDRTLQQLRNVACMPGVVAPALCMPDGHQGYGFPVGGVAAFDAEDGYISPGAVGFDINCGVRMVKTNLTYEDVRGREEELVDALFDAVPTGLGGGGVHEMSHTDLEAALERGVDWCVEEGYAVREDRLHCEDEGRRPDADPSAVSKKAKDRGANQMGSLGSGNHFLEIQRVTDVYDDETAESFGLGEDQVVVLIHCGSRGLGHQVCSDYLRRIEQEYPELTEELPDKDLAAAPAGSELADDYYGAMCAAINFAWVNRQLITHAVRETFADVFDTSWEALEMDLLYDVAHNIAKKEAHDVYVTEDGYSLHGDGGRVERELYVHRKGATRAFPAGHPEVPTAYRDVGQPIIIPGSMGAGSYVLKGGEESMARSFGSTAHGAGRLMSRTQAKREYGGGQVQTDLRERNEIYVKAASGETIAEEAPGVYKDVDEVVGVSDALGIGDLVVRTFPVANIKG; encoded by the coding sequence ATGAACACGTTCGACGCCGACGGCGTCACGCTCCGGGAGGTCGAGGACGACGTCTGGGAGCTCGAACGCGACGACGAGATGCGGGTGCCCGCCCGCGTGTTCGCCAACGAGACGCTCCTCGAAGACATCCAGAACGACAGGACCCTCCAGCAGCTCCGGAACGTCGCGTGCATGCCGGGCGTGGTCGCGCCCGCGCTCTGCATGCCCGACGGCCACCAGGGGTACGGCTTCCCCGTGGGCGGCGTCGCCGCGTTCGACGCCGAGGACGGCTACATCTCGCCCGGCGCCGTGGGATTCGACATCAACTGCGGCGTCAGGATGGTGAAAACGAACCTCACGTACGAGGACGTGCGCGGCCGCGAGGAGGAGCTCGTGGACGCGCTGTTCGACGCCGTGCCGACGGGTCTGGGCGGCGGCGGCGTCCACGAGATGTCGCACACCGACCTCGAAGCCGCGCTCGAACGCGGCGTCGACTGGTGCGTCGAGGAGGGGTACGCGGTCCGCGAGGACCGCCTGCACTGCGAGGACGAGGGGCGCCGCCCGGACGCCGATCCCTCCGCCGTCTCGAAGAAGGCCAAGGACCGCGGCGCCAACCAGATGGGGTCGCTGGGCTCGGGCAACCACTTCCTCGAGATCCAGCGCGTCACCGACGTCTACGACGACGAGACCGCGGAGTCGTTCGGCCTCGGGGAGGACCAGGTCGTCGTCCTGATTCACTGCGGGTCCCGCGGGCTCGGCCACCAGGTGTGCTCGGACTACCTCCGGCGCATCGAGCAGGAGTACCCGGAGCTCACCGAGGAGCTCCCGGACAAGGACCTCGCGGCGGCGCCCGCGGGCTCGGAGCTCGCCGACGACTACTACGGCGCGATGTGCGCGGCCATCAACTTCGCGTGGGTGAACCGCCAGCTCATCACGCACGCCGTCCGCGAGACGTTCGCGGACGTCTTCGATACGTCGTGGGAGGCCCTGGAGATGGATCTCCTGTACGACGTCGCGCACAACATCGCGAAGAAGGAGGCCCACGACGTGTACGTCACTGAGGACGGCTACAGCCTCCACGGCGACGGCGGCCGCGTCGAGCGCGAGCTCTACGTCCACCGGAAGGGCGCGACGCGGGCGTTCCCCGCGGGCCACCCCGAAGTGCCGACGGCGTACCGCGACGTCGGCCAGCCGATCATCATCCCCGGGAGCATGGGCGCGGGCAGCTACGTCCTGAAGGGCGGCGAGGAGTCGATGGCGCGGTCGTTCGGCTCGACCGCGCACGGCGCCGGCCGGCTGATGAGCCGCACGCAGGCCAAGCGCGAGTACGGCGGCGGGCAGGTCCAGACGGACCTCCGCGAGCGCAACGAGATCTACGTGAAGGCGGCATCGGGAGAAACCATCGCGGAGGAGGCCCCCGGCGTCTACAAGGACGTCGACGAGGTCGTGGGCGTCTCCGACGCGCTCGGCATCGGCGACCTCGTCGTGCGCACGTTCCCGGTCGCGAACATCAAGGGGTAG
- a CDS encoding DoxX family protein — protein sequence MDTGSGGAPGHVDYVVDGAPTVRALEFLAAVLSNPLNAALLTGGALAVVAAMAGYLRYRPAAADVRALRETLRGYHTFLPWMLRLAVGLPLVGAGFAGYFFSPSVVAPTRIFQVVVGFLLLFGLATRTVALVGLLAYLGGLAVRPELVLASEYVGGFLGILLLGSGKPSADHLLQRVAATDGSLYGRFDPLHPLVSKFNDVVGPYEQYAPTAMRLGVGFNFALLGFWEKLANPGMALEVVEKYDLTAVVPVDAGLWVVGAGLTELAVGVFLLLGLFTRATAAVAFVVLTTTLFGLPDDPVLAHITLFGLSSALFVTGAGPLSLDERLADVRERSPLATTTD from the coding sequence ATGGACACAGGCAGCGGTGGCGCTCCCGGCCACGTCGACTACGTGGTCGACGGCGCGCCGACGGTACGCGCGCTGGAGTTCCTCGCGGCGGTGCTCTCGAACCCCCTGAACGCCGCGCTCCTCACGGGCGGCGCGCTCGCGGTCGTCGCCGCGATGGCGGGCTACCTCCGGTACCGGCCGGCGGCGGCGGACGTGCGCGCGCTCCGCGAGACGCTGCGGGGCTACCACACGTTCCTGCCGTGGATGCTCCGGCTGGCGGTCGGCCTGCCGCTGGTCGGCGCGGGGTTCGCGGGCTACTTCTTCTCGCCGTCCGTGGTCGCGCCGACCCGGATCTTCCAGGTCGTGGTCGGGTTCCTGCTGCTGTTCGGGCTGGCGACCCGCACGGTCGCGCTCGTCGGCCTGCTGGCGTACCTCGGCGGGCTCGCCGTCCGCCCGGAGCTCGTGCTCGCCAGCGAGTACGTCGGCGGGTTCCTCGGCATCCTCCTCCTGGGGTCGGGGAAGCCCAGCGCCGACCACCTGCTCCAGCGAGTCGCGGCCACCGACGGCAGCCTCTACGGCCGCTTCGACCCGCTGCACCCGCTGGTCTCGAAGTTCAACGACGTCGTCGGTCCGTACGAGCAGTACGCGCCGACCGCCATGCGGCTCGGCGTCGGGTTCAACTTCGCGCTGCTGGGGTTCTGGGAGAAGCTCGCGAACCCCGGGATGGCGCTGGAAGTCGTCGAGAAGTACGACCTCACGGCGGTCGTCCCGGTCGACGCCGGCCTGTGGGTCGTCGGCGCGGGTCTCACGGAGCTCGCGGTCGGCGTGTTCCTCTTGCTCGGACTGTTCACGCGCGCCACCGCCGCCGTGGCGTTCGTCGTGCTGACGACGACGCTGTTCGGCCTGCCGGACGACCCCGTGCTCGCGCACATCACGCTGTTCGGGCTGTCCTCGGCGCTGTTCGTCACGGGCGCCGGGCCGCTCTCGCTGGACGAGCGCCTCGCGGACGTCCGGGAGCGCTCGCCGCTCGCGACGACCACCGACTAG
- a CDS encoding archease, with translation MSFELREHTADVAVEATGESLGAVFAAVADGMAAAMTDEDPGTGERFAFEERAESREALLYDFLDRLIYERDVRGVLPVDHEATVRETDGEWVAEGSARGVPLDEVHARDLKAVTYSEMDLSERESGWHAYVVFDV, from the coding sequence ATGAGCTTCGAGTTACGCGAACACACCGCCGACGTGGCGGTGGAGGCGACTGGAGAGAGCCTCGGCGCGGTGTTCGCGGCCGTCGCGGACGGGATGGCGGCGGCGATGACCGACGAGGACCCCGGGACGGGCGAGCGGTTCGCGTTCGAGGAGCGCGCGGAGAGCCGGGAAGCCCTCCTCTACGACTTCCTCGACCGGCTCATCTACGAGCGGGACGTGCGCGGCGTCCTCCCGGTCGACCACGAGGCGACCGTGCGCGAAACGGACGGCGAGTGGGTCGCGGAGGGGAGCGCGCGCGGCGTTCCGCTCGACGAGGTCCACGCGCGCGACCTGAAAGCCGTGACGTACTCCGAGATGGACCTCTCGGAACGGGAGTCGGGCTGGCACGCGTACGTCGTCTTCGACGTCTGA
- a CDS encoding N-acetyltransferase, translating to MSVTVDERVVPPGSDDHLDAAWELKERIRDSESLLKQRRGFFANAYRRSSVYCFLDGDDMVGFAAARSDGYILFLAVAPEYRGEGYGERLVARVTEDAGKASCHARQSNDSAVAFYEHLGFSVEREIANYYEDGEGAYYLRLGDRARIRDRISELLRGR from the coding sequence GTGAGTGTCACGGTCGACGAGCGCGTGGTGCCCCCGGGCAGCGACGACCACCTCGACGCTGCCTGGGAGCTGAAAGAGCGAATCCGCGACAGCGAGAGCCTCCTCAAGCAGCGGCGGGGCTTCTTCGCGAACGCCTACCGCCGCTCGTCGGTCTACTGCTTCCTCGACGGCGACGACATGGTCGGGTTCGCCGCGGCGCGCTCGGACGGCTACATCCTCTTCCTCGCGGTCGCCCCCGAGTACCGCGGCGAGGGCTACGGCGAACGCCTCGTCGCCCGCGTCACCGAGGACGCCGGCAAAGCATCCTGTCACGCCCGCCAGAGCAACGACAGCGCCGTCGCGTTCTACGAACACCTCGGCTTCAGCGTCGAGCGCGAGATCGCGAACTACTACGAGGACGGCGAGGGCGCCTACTACCTCCGCCTCGGCGACCGCGCCCGAATTCGGGACCGGATTTCCGAGCTGTTGCGCGGTCGGTAG
- the priS gene encoding DNA primase small subunit PriS — protein sequence MEERTRAYLRGRFGDFYRRSEVELPPRADDREWGYIPWTSGPDTTMVRHKSTLDLGNTSAFLERERPRHVYFSAGFYETPGAATMEQKNWQGSDLVFDLDADHLPSVTLGEDTYAQMLAKCKDALYRLLDFLERDFGFEDLTVTFSGGRGYHVHVRDDGVHDLEREQRREIVDYVRGNELDLDSLVREETVEGLGLKNPTNKRVLPADGGWGRRVTERLGAFADDLLERGEDDAVEYLSGMDGVGEKSARAIYNAVANNTEAVRRGNVDVHPAFLKVARKHVEETVEAENAPIDEPVTTDTNRLIRLPGTLHGGSGLRVRRLTREQLDDFDPLADAVPETFVGHDITVEVEGEHTLELLGETLTVRPGVVSVPEYAGVFLMARGNAEKAKQ from the coding sequence ATGGAGGAACGGACCCGCGCGTATCTCCGGGGGCGGTTCGGGGACTTCTACCGCCGCTCGGAGGTCGAGCTCCCGCCGCGCGCCGACGACCGCGAGTGGGGGTACATTCCGTGGACGTCGGGGCCGGACACGACGATGGTCCGGCACAAGTCCACGCTCGACCTGGGGAACACGTCGGCGTTCCTCGAACGGGAGCGACCCCGCCACGTCTACTTCTCGGCGGGGTTCTACGAGACGCCGGGTGCGGCGACGATGGAGCAGAAGAACTGGCAGGGGTCGGACCTCGTCTTCGACCTGGACGCCGACCACCTGCCGAGCGTGACGCTCGGCGAGGACACGTACGCGCAGATGCTCGCGAAGTGCAAGGACGCGCTCTACCGGCTGCTGGACTTCCTCGAACGGGACTTCGGGTTCGAGGACCTGACGGTGACGTTCTCCGGGGGCCGAGGGTACCACGTGCACGTCCGGGACGACGGCGTCCACGACCTCGAACGCGAGCAGCGCCGGGAGATCGTGGACTACGTGCGCGGGAACGAACTCGACCTCGACTCGCTCGTTCGCGAGGAGACCGTCGAGGGGCTCGGGCTGAAGAATCCGACGAACAAGCGCGTGCTGCCCGCTGACGGCGGCTGGGGGCGGCGGGTGACCGAGCGCCTCGGAGCGTTCGCGGACGACCTTCTCGAACGCGGCGAGGACGACGCCGTCGAGTACCTCTCCGGGATGGACGGCGTCGGCGAGAAGTCCGCACGCGCCATCTACAACGCCGTCGCGAACAACACGGAGGCGGTCAGGCGGGGGAACGTCGACGTGCACCCGGCGTTCCTCAAAGTCGCGCGGAAGCACGTCGAGGAGACCGTCGAGGCGGAGAACGCGCCCATCGACGAGCCCGTGACGACGGACACGAACCGCCTGATTCGGCTACCGGGGACGCTGCACGGCGGTAGCGGGCTGCGCGTGCGTCGGCTCACTCGGGAGCAGCTCGACGACTTCGACCCGCTCGCCGACGCCGTCCCCGAGACGTTCGTCGGCCACGACATCACCGTCGAAGTCGAGGGCGAGCACACGCTGGAGCTGCTCGGGGAAACGCTTACGGTACGACCGGGCGTCGTATCGGTCCCAGAGTACGCGGGCGTCTTCCTGATGGCCCGCGGGAACGCGGAGAAAGCCAAGCAATGA
- a CDS encoding helix-turn-helix domain-containing protein, whose amino-acid sequence MAIEASFTVPRDDFPMGVVFEEFADATVELDRVVPTTEAVVPYFWIRADDLPDADAIAASLADDAGISDAHVVDEVDEQLFVRIDWNLDHESVLTAIVDTDVTLLSGVGTGSQWTFEVRASEQRELSEFQTYCRRRDIPIDLTQLHALSRLEGDHEYDLTEGQQEALELAYSRGYFDSPREATQDDLADELGISRQAVSSRLQRGMRRILANTLVAPGGRGSGKR is encoded by the coding sequence ATGGCCATCGAAGCGTCGTTCACGGTCCCGCGGGACGACTTCCCGATGGGTGTCGTCTTCGAGGAATTCGCCGACGCCACCGTCGAACTCGACAGGGTCGTGCCGACGACGGAGGCCGTCGTCCCCTACTTCTGGATTCGCGCCGACGACCTCCCGGACGCCGACGCGATCGCGGCGAGCCTGGCCGACGACGCCGGCATCAGCGACGCCCACGTCGTCGACGAGGTGGACGAACAGCTGTTCGTTCGCATCGACTGGAACCTCGACCACGAGAGCGTGCTGACCGCGATCGTCGACACGGACGTCACGCTGCTGTCCGGCGTCGGCACCGGCAGCCAGTGGACGTTCGAGGTCCGCGCGAGCGAGCAACGCGAGCTCTCGGAGTTCCAGACGTACTGCCGGCGGCGGGACATCCCTATCGACCTGACGCAACTGCACGCGCTCTCCCGATTGGAGGGCGACCACGAGTACGACCTGACGGAGGGACAGCAGGAGGCGTTAGAGCTTGCGTACTCCCGCGGGTACTTCGACTCGCCGCGGGAGGCAACGCAGGACGACCTCGCCGACGAACTCGGTATCAGCCGTCAGGCCGTGTCCTCGCGCCTGCAGCGAGGTATGCGACGCATACTCGCGAACACGCTCGTCGCTCCCGGCGGGCGGGGCTCCGGGAAACGGTAA
- a CDS encoding HalOD1 output domain-containing protein, which yields MASSQVISQGLDIVDSIDAVRFDTTHHVFRADYDASRESVALATVAVVATAEDRDPADLAPLQSAIDTDALESLFAASDDVSNGCRLTFEYEGFEVTVFSGGVIEAVPMDAPNPRLDAAAGVEPTIEDASQANTVPEHADD from the coding sequence ATGGCATCCTCTCAGGTAATTTCGCAGGGACTCGACATCGTCGACTCCATCGACGCGGTCCGGTTCGACACCACACACCACGTCTTCCGCGCGGACTACGACGCGTCCCGGGAATCCGTGGCGCTGGCGACCGTCGCGGTCGTCGCGACCGCCGAAGACCGCGACCCGGCGGACCTCGCGCCGCTCCAGTCGGCCATCGACACGGACGCCCTCGAATCGCTGTTCGCCGCATCCGACGACGTCTCGAACGGCTGCCGGCTGACCTTCGAGTACGAGGGGTTCGAAGTGACCGTCTTCAGCGGCGGCGTCATCGAGGCCGTCCCGATGGACGCGCCCAACCCCCGCCTCGACGCGGCTGCCGGCGTCGAACCGACGATAGAGGACGCCTCGCAGGCGAACACCGTCCCGGAGCACGCCGACGACTAG